Within the Tissierellales bacterium genome, the region TGCTCAATCCAAGCTTCAAAAGTATTTTTTATTACATATAAATCTAACCATTTTATAAAACCTGTAACTTCAGCATAATATATAAATTCAGTTGGCAAAACTATACCGTATTTAGGATGCTCCCACCGTACTAGTACTTCTATACCCTCTACTTTTTTAGATATTATATTTACTATGCTTTGAAAATATAACTTAAATTCATTATTTTCTACAGCTTTATTCAAATCTTTTTTTATATCCAATATTCTAATATGATCATCTTTCCACTGAGCTACATGTATACTATGATAATCATCTGGACCAAAATCTTCTAGTGTTTTCTTTGTAACATCAATCATGTAGTCAGAAAATAAACCTCCATTAGATATTGCTATTCTATAATCAAAGTTTTCCTTTTCTCTATCTGTATTTATAAAGCTCTTTAAAAACACCAATAATTCACATAGTAAGTTCGTAGAATAAATTATACATCCACCATCTTGCCATTCTTTAATTCCAACTATGTCAAAATCATTCATTTTTTCTACAAACAATTTTTGTTCAAAGTCTTTATCTCTTTCTGATAATTTATCTTTTCTCTTTGTAACCCATTGGATATAGCACAAATGACCCAAATCTAGTTTATAGTATTTTTTTACACTATCTATGAAATTTTCAGAAGGATTTAATCTAGCAATATCACATATATGCTCTTTCGTTATATTGAGTAGTCTATATGTCCTACTCACACTTCTAAACAGCACACTACGCACTCTAACGATTACTCTTTTAGACTCTTTTACTTTAAGTTTTAAATAGAAATTTTGTCCATCATCCATTAATTTATCTTGATTTCTTAGCGCAAAAATATTTTTAGTCAAGCAACCTTTTAGTTCGGCTTTAGTTCTCTCGGTCAACTCCTCAAAAGCCTCATTAAAGTAAAGCACCGAACTATCTGATACTCTATCACCTTCAATCAAACAAACAGGCTCACTTGATGCGTCAAAAAAGTAATTCATATCAAATAAATTTTTTACACTATCTCCGATTAACGGTTCTATAACACAAAAAATATACGATATTCCAAGACATTCTATTGGGTATGCTTTCACTTCAACTTCAAACTTCATACCTTTTTTATTTTTATGCACGAATTTAAAATATCTCCGTCCTTCTGCCCTTGATAACCTCATTTCCCTATAAATTTCATCTTCACTATATGTATTTATATCTGCAATATTCATCTTGGCTAATTCATCTTGACTATAACCGTAAAACTCTGATGCTCTCTTATTTGCTACGACTATATCATGTGTCTTTTCGTCAATAAGTAATATTATACTCGGATGGTTCCAAACAAAAGTTTTATAGCTTTCATCATACTCAACTCTATCAAATATTTGCCCTTTCATGTAATCCCCTCCGCCTTAAAATCATGGTTTATAATTATTTACCCATTTACCAATTTTTCAAATATTAATACTAAAAAAAGGATAGCTATATAATAACTATCCTAAGTTCTCAATATCAATTTTCATATGGCAAACTAACAATAAATTTAGTCCCTTTTCCTAATTCACTCTGAACATCTATCTTTCCATTAAACGCTATGACTATATGCTTTACTATGGAAAGACCAAGTCCCGTGCCTCCAGCATTTCTACTTCTCGCCTTATCAGCTCTATAAAATCTCTCGAAGATCCTATCAATATGTTCCTCCGATATTCCAATTCCTGTATCCACTATCTCCAGTATTAAATGCTTATCATCTTTCCTAACATCGACTTTTATATCACCATTCTCTGGAGTATATTTTATAGCATTATCTATCAGATTTACGGTTATTTGCTTAAACCAATTTGGATCACCTTTTAGTTCTGGTAAATCTGCTTCAATATCTAAATTTACATTTACGGGTTTTTCTTTAGCCGACATCTCTAGTATTTCAACAGCTTCCCTAACTATTTCTGCTACAAATATTTTATTTCCCTCCATATTTGCATTTTGCGCTTCTATCTCCGATAAACTGAGCAAATCTTTTGTGAGAGCTATAATTCGTGCAGCTTCAACATCTATTATATTTATAAATTTTTCTCTCATAGATGGATTCTCCATAGCTCCATTTTTAAGAGTCTCTGCAAAACCTTTTATTGAAGTAAGTGGTGTTTTTAATTCATGTGAAACATTTGCCACAAAATCTTGTCTCATTCGCTCTAGATGCCTTACTTCTGTAACATCTTCAAACATCAATAGTACTCCTAAAACCTTTTCAGTTTCTACCTCAGAATACATAGGTCTTATAAATAATTTATAAATTCTATTATTCTCAAACCTAATTTCATCTTCTATACTATCATTTTTATGCATCAAAACTCTAGCTATATACTCTTCTATTTTATAATTGTGTATTGCCTCTAATATATTTTTATCATCAACTTCTTCTTCGCGTATATTGAAAAGTTTTTCGGCAGCTTTGTTTAGGAAAATTATCTTTTTTTCCCTATCAACCGCTATAACGCCATTTTTCATACTCTCTAATATTACATCCATTTCTTTATTATTGGTTTTAAGCTCCATCATCTTGTCTCTAAGTGTTTCGCTCATTATGTTAAAATGTGTTGCCAATGCAGATAACTCATCTTTTCTATTAAAATATAATTTTTTCTCATAATTTCCCGCTGAAATATCCTTTGTCGCTCCAATTAAATCATTTACAGGTCTAACTATAGACTTTGCATAAAAATATCCCACTATTATTGAAAGTAATGTTCCAACTAATGCTCC harbors:
- a CDS encoding EAL domain-containing protein produces the protein MKGQIFDRVEYDESYKTFVWNHPSIILLIDEKTHDIVVANKRASEFYGYSQDELAKMNIADINTYSEDEIYREMRLSRAEGRRYFKFVHKNKKGMKFEVEVKAYPIECLGISYIFCVIEPLIGDSVKNLFDMNYFFDASSEPVCLIEGDRVSDSSVLYFNEAFEELTERTKAELKGCLTKNIFALRNQDKLMDDGQNFYLKLKVKESKRVIVRVRSVLFRSVSRTYRLLNITKEHICDIARLNPSENFIDSVKKYYKLDLGHLCYIQWVTKRKDKLSERDKDFEQKLFVEKMNDFDIVGIKEWQDGGCIIYSTNLLCELLVFLKSFINTDREKENFDYRIAISNGGLFSDYMIDVTKKTLEDFGPDDYHSIHVAQWKDDHIRILDIKKDLNKAVENNEFKLYFQSIVNIISKKVEGIEVLVRWEHPKYGIVLPTEFIYYAEVTGFIKWLDLYVIKNTFEAWIE
- a CDS encoding ATP-binding protein; its protein translation is MKRKIIIGFILVILMSSIISGSIASKLIQNQYMKNVTEELIDYNILISESLNYFERVDTQTLNELTAKLGDKSDLRITLIDIMGNVIGDTDAIASELDNHRYREEIKTAFEGELGISKRHSATLDKDMLYVAMPHRLNENISIIRVSMPLTDIDNYTAQLFYYLLLGALVGTLLSIIVGYFYAKSIVRPVNDLIGATKDISAGNYEKKLYFNRKDELSALATHFNIMSETLRDKMMELKTNNKEMDVILESMKNGVIAVDREKKIIFLNKAAEKLFNIREEEVDDKNILEAIHNYKIEEYIARVLMHKNDSIEDEIRFENNRIYKLFIRPMYSEVETEKVLGVLLMFEDVTEVRHLERMRQDFVANVSHELKTPLTSIKGFAETLKNGAMENPSMREKFINIIDVEAARIIALTKDLLSLSEIEAQNANMEGNKIFVAEIVREAVEILEMSAKEKPVNVNLDIEADLPELKGDPNWFKQITVNLIDNAIKYTPENGDIKVDVRKDDKHLILEIVDTGIGISEEHIDRIFERFYRADKARSRNAGGTGLGLSIVKHIVIAFNGKIDVQSELGKGTKFIVSLPYEN